One window of the Streptomyces sp. ITFR-21 genome contains the following:
- a CDS encoding SMC family ATPase has product MRLHRLELTAFGPFAGTQQVDFDELSAAGLFLLHGPTGAGKTSVLDAVCYALYGQVPGVRPTTRLRSDHAAAGTATKVVLELTLGGRRLEITRQPEQLRAKRRGTGTTVDRAVTLLREHTGGQWQGLSRSHQEVGEEIGQLVGMTCEQFCQVVLLPQGEFATFLRAGATDRAALLGRLFDTRRFRGVEKWLRDRKQEAAQRVARGDAELRDLAARLSEAAGSAQDAGPGPDLLAWAAVLRCDAREAAAIAGTALADAEAAHHAAEISSNAARDLHALQSRHAEARRRAAAAESDRPARDAARALLARAHRARAVEPALALRDKAATQDAESAAVERTLYAELAAAGEPPAAGRLPQARTADSSPGAPAPSGAPRPPSAAGRSAVRGAPAPYDDGRIPGTRSPSAAGEALARRAGEVREELGGLALAVELEARARELDGRRAELERDERADDEILREADTWLEAWPAERDRLRAGVARGIEAGARAGALAAREETARRRHAAAAERDRLAAERDRAADAARRARDVAAEARERWHDLREARIDGIAAELAGQLVPGAPCRVCGSPEHPAPARPAGGQVTRADEEAAESAYHRAAAAHDAVRAEHTRLDAALAAAVATAGEESAARLAAACAELAAEHARAAREAADVSEAQRALARAEEERDRRAEQRNAALSATAARASRREELDGQYERLTAELTRARGGHPSVDARRARLTERIVLLDRAADAARDRAESAARLAEAETALAEAAARAGFASPAEAEAGLLPEEQLWRAERRVEEWTRQEAAVAADLAAPEPAAAARRPPADPVAARAALAAATDRLRTASAAESAAADRCRTLDRLSAHTTARVRGLGPARAEFDRIAHLADLASAGSAENRFRMELETYVLAARLEQVAAAAGVRLQRMSAGRYTLVHSDARGSGRTKSGLGLMVVDAWTGTERDTATLSGGETFFASLALALGLADVVTDESGGTRLDTLFIDEGFGSLDDQTLDEVLDVLDGLRERDRAVGIVSHVADLRHRIPAQLSVLKNRNGSTVRLRTAAGARG; this is encoded by the coding sequence ATGCGGCTGCACCGACTCGAACTCACCGCCTTCGGGCCCTTCGCCGGCACCCAGCAGGTCGACTTCGACGAACTCTCCGCCGCCGGACTCTTCCTGCTGCACGGCCCGACCGGAGCCGGCAAGACCTCGGTGCTGGACGCCGTCTGCTACGCGCTCTACGGCCAGGTGCCCGGCGTCCGGCCCACGACCCGGCTGCGCAGCGACCACGCGGCGGCCGGCACCGCCACCAAGGTGGTCCTCGAACTCACCCTCGGCGGGCGGCGGCTGGAGATCACGCGGCAGCCCGAACAGCTCCGGGCGAAGAGGCGCGGCACCGGTACCACGGTGGACAGGGCGGTCACGCTGCTGCGCGAGCACACCGGCGGGCAGTGGCAGGGGCTGTCCCGGTCCCACCAGGAGGTCGGCGAGGAGATCGGGCAGCTGGTCGGGATGACCTGCGAGCAGTTCTGCCAGGTCGTGCTGCTGCCGCAGGGCGAGTTCGCGACCTTCCTGCGGGCAGGCGCCACCGACCGGGCCGCGCTGCTCGGCAGGCTTTTCGACACCCGCCGCTTCCGCGGGGTGGAGAAGTGGCTGCGCGACCGCAAGCAGGAGGCCGCCCAGCGGGTCGCCCGCGGCGACGCGGAACTGCGCGACCTCGCCGCCCGGCTGAGCGAGGCCGCCGGTTCCGCCCAGGACGCCGGCCCCGGCCCGGACCTGCTCGCGTGGGCCGCCGTGCTGCGCTGCGACGCCCGCGAGGCCGCGGCGATCGCCGGAACCGCCCTGGCGGACGCCGAAGCGGCCCACCACGCCGCCGAGATTTCCTCCAACGCCGCCCGCGACCTCCACGCCCTCCAGAGCCGCCACGCCGAGGCCCGCCGCCGCGCCGCCGCGGCCGAGTCGGACCGCCCCGCCCGCGACGCCGCCCGCGCCCTGCTGGCCAGGGCCCACCGGGCCCGGGCGGTCGAGCCCGCCCTCGCCCTGCGCGACAAGGCCGCGACCCAGGACGCGGAGTCGGCGGCCGTCGAGCGCACGCTGTACGCCGAACTGGCCGCGGCGGGCGAGCCGCCGGCCGCCGGCCGGCTCCCGCAGGCCCGTACCGCGGACTCTTCCCCCGGGGCCCCGGCACCGTCCGGCGCCCCGCGCCCCCCGTCCGCCGCCGGCCGGTCCGCGGTCCGCGGCGCGCCCGCCCCGTACGACGACGGCCGGATCCCCGGCACCCGGTCCCCGTCCGCCGCCGGCGAGGCACTCGCCCGCCGGGCCGGGGAGGTCCGGGAGGAGCTGGGCGGCCTGGCCCTGGCGGTAGAGCTGGAGGCGCGGGCCCGGGAACTCGACGGGCGGCGCGCCGAACTGGAACGGGACGAGCGCGCCGACGACGAGATCCTGCGGGAGGCGGACACCTGGCTGGAGGCGTGGCCGGCCGAACGGGACCGGCTGCGGGCGGGCGTCGCGAGGGGCATCGAGGCCGGCGCCCGCGCCGGGGCACTCGCCGCCCGGGAGGAGACCGCCCGGCGCCGCCACGCGGCGGCCGCCGAACGGGACCGGCTGGCCGCCGAACGGGACCGGGCCGCGGACGCCGCACGGCGGGCACGGGACGTCGCCGCCGAGGCGCGGGAGCGGTGGCACGACCTGCGCGAGGCCCGGATCGACGGGATCGCCGCCGAACTGGCCGGACAGCTCGTACCGGGCGCGCCCTGCCGGGTCTGCGGCTCCCCCGAGCACCCCGCGCCCGCCAGGCCCGCGGGCGGGCAGGTCACCCGCGCCGACGAGGAGGCCGCCGAGAGCGCGTACCACCGGGCCGCCGCCGCCCACGACGCCGTCCGCGCCGAGCACACCCGGCTCGACGCCGCGCTGGCGGCGGCCGTCGCGACCGCGGGCGAGGAGTCGGCCGCCCGGCTCGCCGCCGCCTGCGCCGAACTGGCGGCGGAACACGCGCGGGCCGCCCGCGAGGCCGCGGACGTCTCCGAGGCGCAGCGGGCCCTGGCCCGCGCCGAGGAGGAGCGCGACCGCCGCGCCGAACAGCGCAACGCCGCGCTGAGCGCGACCGCCGCCCGCGCCTCGCGGCGGGAGGAACTGGACGGGCAGTACGAGCGGTTGACCGCCGAGCTGACCCGGGCCCGCGGCGGCCACCCGAGCGTCGACGCCCGCCGGGCCCGGCTGACCGAGCGGATCGTGCTGCTGGACCGCGCCGCGGACGCCGCCCGGGACCGCGCCGAGAGCGCCGCCCGGCTCGCCGAGGCCGAGACCGCCCTCGCCGAAGCCGCCGCCCGCGCCGGGTTCGCCTCGCCCGCCGAGGCCGAGGCGGGCCTGCTGCCCGAGGAACAGCTGTGGCGGGCCGAGCGCCGGGTCGAGGAGTGGACCCGGCAGGAGGCCGCCGTCGCCGCCGACCTCGCCGCCCCCGAACCGGCCGCCGCCGCCCGGCGCCCCCCGGCCGACCCCGTCGCCGCGCGGGCCGCGCTGGCCGCCGCCACCGACCGGCTGCGGACCGCCTCGGCCGCCGAGTCCGCTGCCGCCGACCGCTGCCGCACCCTGGACCGGCTGTCGGCGCACACCACCGCCCGGGTCCGCGGACTCGGTCCGGCCCGCGCGGAGTTCGACCGGATCGCGCACCTGGCCGACCTCGCCTCGGCCGGCAGCGCGGAGAACCGGTTCCGGATGGAGCTGGAGACCTACGTACTGGCCGCCCGGCTCGAACAGGTCGCCGCCGCCGCGGGCGTACGCCTCCAGCGGATGTCCGCGGGCCGCTACACCCTCGTCCACAGCGACGCACGCGGCAGCGGCCGTACCAAGTCCGGCCTCGGCCTGATGGTGGTGGACGCCTGGACCGGCACCGAACGCGACACCGCGACGCTCTCCGGCGGCGAGACCTTCTTCGCCTCGCTGGCCCTCGCGCTGGGCCTGGCCGACGTGGTCACCGACGAGTCCGGCGGCACCCGGCTCGACACCCTCTTCATCGACGAGGGCTTCGGCAGCCTGGACGACCAGACCCTCGACGAGGTGCTGGACGTACTCGACGGCCTGCGGGAACGCGACCGGGCGGTCGGTATCGTCAGCCACGTCGCCGACCTGCGGCACCGCATCCCGGCCCAGCTGAGCGTCCTGAAAAACCGCAACGGCTCCACCGTACGGCTGCGTACGGCCGCGGGCGCCCGCGGCTGA
- a CDS encoding exonuclease SbcCD subunit D → MRFLHTSDWHLGRSFHRVSLLDAQRAFLDHLVATAAAERVDAVLVAGDVYDRAVPPLSAVELFDGALHRLAELGVPTVMISGNHDSARRLGVGAGLMGRAGIHLRTDPATCDRPVLLADEYGDVAVYGLPYLEPALVRQEFGAERADHAAVLGAAMDRVRADLAARPAGTRSVVLAHAFVTGGQPSASERDITAGGVQAVPAAVFDAVHYAALGHLHGCQTVSERIRYSGSPLAYSFSEEHHRKSMWLVTLGPAGEVAAERLDTPVPRPLARLRGRLDDLLGDPALDRHTGAWVEATLTDPDRPHEPMAALAERFPHILSLAFEPDPGAGNPAASYARRLRGRTDRQIAEDFVAHVRGRAPDPGERAVLEQAFDAVRAETARTEGD, encoded by the coding sequence ATGCGCTTCCTGCACACGTCGGACTGGCACCTGGGGCGGTCCTTCCACCGGGTGAGCCTGCTCGACGCACAACGGGCCTTCCTCGACCACCTGGTGGCCACCGCGGCCGCCGAACGCGTGGACGCCGTACTGGTGGCCGGGGACGTCTACGACCGGGCCGTGCCGCCGCTGTCCGCCGTCGAACTCTTCGACGGGGCACTGCACCGGCTCGCCGAACTGGGCGTGCCCACCGTGATGATCTCCGGCAACCACGACTCCGCCCGGCGGCTCGGCGTCGGCGCCGGGCTGATGGGCCGGGCGGGCATCCACCTGCGCACCGACCCCGCGACCTGCGACCGGCCGGTGCTGCTGGCCGACGAGTACGGCGACGTCGCCGTCTACGGGCTGCCCTACCTCGAACCGGCCCTGGTCCGCCAGGAGTTCGGCGCGGAGCGGGCCGACCACGCCGCGGTGCTCGGCGCCGCCATGGACCGGGTCCGAGCCGACCTCGCCGCCCGCCCGGCCGGCACCCGGTCGGTCGTGCTCGCCCACGCCTTCGTCACCGGCGGCCAACCCTCCGCCAGCGAACGGGACATCACCGCCGGCGGGGTCCAGGCGGTGCCCGCCGCGGTCTTCGACGCGGTGCACTACGCGGCGCTCGGCCATCTGCACGGCTGCCAGACCGTGAGCGAGCGGATCCGCTACTCCGGCTCCCCGCTCGCGTACTCCTTCTCCGAGGAGCACCACCGCAAGAGCATGTGGCTGGTCACCCTCGGCCCGGCCGGCGAGGTGGCGGCCGAGCGCCTCGACACACCCGTGCCCAGGCCGCTGGCCCGGCTGCGCGGCCGGCTGGACGACCTGCTCGGCGACCCCGCGCTCGACCGCCACACCGGCGCCTGGGTGGAAGCCACCCTCACCGACCCCGACCGCCCGCACGAACCCATGGCCGCCCTCGCCGAACGCTTCCCGCACATCCTCAGCCTCGCCTTCGAGCCCGACCCCGGCGCCGGAAACCCCGCCGCGTCGTACGCCCGGCGGCTGCGCGGCAGGACCGACCGGCAGATCGCCGAGGACTTCGTGGCGCACGTACGCGGCCGGGCGCCGGACCCCGGCGAACGCGCCGTGCTGGAGCAGGCGTTCGACGCGGTGCGGGCCGAGACGGCACGGACGGAAGGCGACTGA
- a CDS encoding YigZ family protein — protein sequence MIDRYLTVAREGVHESEIKRSRFLCALAPADSEEAAREFVRRIRRAHPAATHNCFAYVIGPDGRLHRASDDGEPGGTAGTPMLQVLLGREVRDTAAVVTRYYGGVQLGAGGLARAYGGAVSAALDLIGTVERRLLALVTVTADHQRAGRLENDLRAAGRTVREVSYGAEVTFHLGVPETEVPAFRSWLADTTSGAAGCAVEGSAYVDVRPDAG from the coding sequence GTGATCGACCGGTATCTGACGGTGGCACGCGAGGGCGTCCACGAGAGCGAGATCAAGCGCTCCCGCTTCCTGTGCGCGCTCGCCCCCGCCGACAGCGAGGAGGCCGCGCGGGAGTTCGTACGCCGGATCCGCAGGGCGCACCCGGCGGCCACCCACAACTGCTTCGCCTACGTCATCGGCCCCGACGGGCGCCTGCACCGGGCGAGCGACGACGGCGAGCCCGGCGGCACCGCCGGCACCCCCATGCTGCAGGTGCTCCTCGGCCGCGAGGTGCGGGACACCGCGGCCGTCGTCACCCGCTACTACGGCGGCGTCCAACTCGGCGCCGGCGGCCTCGCCCGCGCCTACGGCGGCGCCGTCTCCGCCGCACTGGACCTGATCGGCACCGTCGAGCGCCGCCTGCTCGCCCTCGTCACCGTCACCGCCGACCACCAGCGGGCCGGCCGGCTGGAGAACGACCTGCGGGCGGCGGGCCGTACCGTACGCGAGGTCTCCTACGGCGCCGAGGTGACCTTCCACCTCGGCGTCCCGGAGACCGAGGTGCCCGCCTTCCGCTCCTGGCTCGCCGACACCACCTCGGGCGCGGCCGGCTGCGCGGTCGAGGGCAGCGCCTACGTGGACGTCCGACCGGACGCCGGATGA
- a CDS encoding CoA-binding protein produces the protein MYGDAATVQRILTGTGDTWAVVGLSNNTARAAYGVAAVLRRFGKRVVPVHPKAEAVHGEQGYASLADIPFPVDVVDVFVNSELAGAVADEAVAAGAKAVWFQLGVVDEDAYGRTRAAGLEMVMDRCPAIEIPRLG, from the coding sequence GTGTACGGCGACGCGGCGACGGTGCAGAGGATCCTGACCGGAACGGGTGACACCTGGGCGGTGGTGGGCCTGTCGAACAACACCGCGCGGGCGGCGTACGGCGTCGCCGCGGTGCTCCGGCGGTTCGGCAAGCGGGTGGTGCCGGTCCACCCGAAAGCCGAGGCGGTGCACGGTGAGCAGGGGTACGCCTCGCTCGCCGACATCCCGTTCCCGGTGGACGTGGTGGACGTGTTCGTCAACTCCGAGCTGGCGGGCGCGGTCGCCGACGAGGCGGTGGCGGCCGGCGCGAAGGCGGTGTGGTTCCAGCTCGGCGTGGTGGACGAGGACGCGTACGGGCGGACCCGGGCGGCCGGTCTGGAGATGGTGATGGACCGGTGCCCCGCGATCGAGATCCCCCGGCTCGGCTGA
- a CDS encoding YbaK/EbsC family protein, with protein sequence MRAPIGTFEDAQPATERRELLPPPVAAAVTPEMVHVDTDPAKADTADFVAAYGPELLERSANCVVVAAKRGQDVTLAACVVLSTTRVDVNGLVRRHLGARKASFATMDLAVGGTGMEYGGITPVGLPPHWPLLIDAAVADTAHVVIGSGARRGKLIVPGRTLAGLPGAVVLTGLGV encoded by the coding sequence ATGCGCGCACCGATCGGGACCTTCGAGGACGCCCAACCCGCCACCGAACGCCGGGAGCTGCTGCCGCCGCCGGTGGCCGCCGCGGTGACCCCCGAGATGGTCCACGTGGACACCGACCCCGCCAAGGCCGACACCGCCGACTTCGTGGCCGCCTACGGCCCGGAGCTGCTGGAGAGGTCCGCGAACTGCGTGGTCGTCGCGGCCAAGCGCGGCCAGGACGTGACACTGGCAGCCTGCGTGGTGCTGTCCACCACCCGGGTGGACGTCAACGGACTGGTCCGCCGCCACCTCGGCGCCCGCAAGGCGTCCTTCGCCACCATGGACCTCGCGGTCGGCGGGACCGGCATGGAGTACGGCGGCATCACCCCGGTGGGGCTGCCGCCGCACTGGCCGCTGCTGATCGACGCGGCGGTGGCGGACACCGCCCACGTGGTGATCGGCAGCGGTGCCCGCCGCGGCAAGCTCATCGTCCCCGGCAGGACCCTCGCCGGCCTGCCCGGCGCGGTCGTCCTGACCGGCCTGGGCGTCTGA
- a CDS encoding acyltransferase, which produces MPENENVFFSPARGAAAWRRRTVSRLVHRGWRWAQNAGAVTAARPGPLRFGRIGVGTRLAFPQGTVFGERWIHLGDHCVIGEQVTLTAGMMPGLDLGPDPVLRFGNGVVLGRGSHVVASAPVVFGDDVYCGPYVYVTSDNHSYDDTEQPVGKQWPRTAPVEIGTGSWLGSGCVILPGARLGRNVVVAAGAVVRGEVPDFAVVAGAPARIVRRWEPGSGWQPPLRTPPPVPVPEGVTPQQLLALGESDGERAQT; this is translated from the coding sequence GTGCCCGAGAATGAGAACGTGTTCTTCTCCCCGGCCAGGGGTGCCGCGGCCTGGCGGCGGCGTACGGTCTCGCGCCTTGTGCACCGCGGCTGGCGGTGGGCGCAGAACGCGGGCGCGGTCACCGCCGCCCGCCCCGGGCCCCTGCGCTTCGGCCGGATCGGCGTCGGCACCCGGCTCGCCTTCCCGCAGGGCACGGTCTTCGGCGAGCGGTGGATCCACCTCGGCGACCACTGCGTCATCGGCGAGCAGGTCACCTTGACGGCGGGCATGATGCCCGGGCTCGACCTCGGCCCGGACCCGGTGCTGCGGTTCGGCAACGGCGTCGTGCTCGGCCGCGGCAGCCACGTGGTGGCCTCCGCCCCGGTGGTCTTCGGCGACGACGTGTACTGCGGCCCCTACGTCTACGTCACCAGCGACAACCACTCCTACGACGACACCGAGCAGCCCGTCGGCAAGCAGTGGCCGCGCACCGCGCCCGTCGAGATCGGCACCGGCAGCTGGCTCGGCTCCGGCTGCGTGATCCTGCCCGGTGCCCGCCTCGGCCGCAACGTCGTGGTGGCGGCCGGTGCGGTGGTGCGCGGCGAGGTGCCCGACTTCGCGGTGGTCGCCGGCGCGCCCGCCCGGATCGTCCGCCGCTGGGAGCCCGGCAGCGGCTGGCAGCCGCCGCTGCGCACCCCGCCGCCGGTTCCGGTCCCCGAGGGCGTCACACCGCAGCAGCTGCTGGCGCTGGGGGAGTCGGACGGCGAGCGGGCGCAGACCTGA
- a CDS encoding gamma carbonic anhydrase family protein — protein MADRADGAVGRGPAGGLVAAVAGRKPRIDRDAYTAHGSVVLGDVTLAAGSSVWYHAVLRGDCAPVSLGAGSNVQDNCTVHADPGYPAAIGAGVTVGHNTVLHGCEIEDGVLVGMGATVLNGARIGTGSLVAAAALVPQGMLVPPGSLVAGVPATVRRELTRAERAAIRLNAEHYVSLAGLHREALG, from the coding sequence ATGGCGGATCGGGCGGACGGCGCGGTAGGGCGGGGGCCGGCCGGCGGGCTGGTCGCCGCCGTCGCGGGGCGTAAGCCGCGGATCGACCGGGACGCGTACACCGCCCACGGGTCGGTGGTGCTGGGCGACGTGACGCTCGCGGCCGGGTCGAGCGTCTGGTACCACGCGGTGCTGCGCGGCGACTGCGCGCCCGTCAGCCTCGGCGCGGGCTCCAACGTCCAGGACAACTGCACGGTGCACGCCGACCCCGGCTACCCGGCGGCGATCGGCGCCGGGGTGACCGTCGGGCACAACACGGTGCTGCACGGCTGCGAGATCGAGGACGGGGTACTGGTCGGGATGGGCGCGACCGTGCTGAACGGCGCCAGGATCGGTACGGGGTCGCTGGTCGCGGCGGCTGCGCTGGTCCCGCAGGGGATGCTGGTGCCGCCGGGCTCGCTGGTCGCGGGGGTGCCCGCGACGGTGCGCAGGGAGCTGACGCGGGCGGAGCGGGCGGCGATCCGGCTGAACGCCGAGCACTACGTGTCGCTGGCCGGGCTGCACCGGGAGGCGCTGGGGTAG
- a CDS encoding DedA family protein encodes MHVQDWLDGIPPVAVCLMVFLVVGVESLGIPLPGEIVLMTAALLSSQGHVSPWLVGASAIVGAVAGDSVGYSIGHKGGQPLLDRLGRRFPKHFSPGHVATAQRSFQRWGVWAVFFGRFVALLRIFAGPLAGVLKMPYGKFLLANALGGIVWAGGITAVVYYVGVVAEPWLKRFGYVGLGIAVLFGLASMLYVRRRAAKAQADMEAAAETPEVAAAQAGE; translated from the coding sequence GTGCACGTCCAGGACTGGCTCGACGGGATCCCGCCGGTGGCCGTCTGCCTGATGGTGTTCCTGGTGGTCGGCGTGGAGAGCCTCGGTATCCCGCTGCCCGGCGAGATCGTGCTGATGACCGCCGCGCTGCTGTCCTCCCAGGGCCACGTGAGTCCCTGGCTGGTGGGCGCCAGCGCCATCGTCGGCGCGGTCGCCGGCGACTCCGTCGGGTACTCCATCGGGCACAAGGGCGGTCAGCCGCTGCTGGACCGGCTCGGCAGACGGTTCCCCAAGCACTTCTCACCGGGCCATGTGGCCACCGCCCAGCGCTCGTTCCAGCGCTGGGGCGTGTGGGCGGTCTTCTTCGGGCGTTTCGTGGCGCTGCTGCGGATCTTCGCCGGGCCGCTGGCCGGCGTGCTGAAGATGCCCTACGGCAAGTTCCTGCTCGCCAACGCGCTCGGCGGCATCGTCTGGGCAGGCGGTATAACCGCCGTCGTCTACTACGTGGGCGTCGTCGCCGAACCCTGGCTCAAGCGCTTCGGCTACGTCGGCCTGGGCATCGCCGTCCTCTTCGGTCTCGCGTCCATGCTCTACGTCAGGCGGCGCGCGGCCAAGGCGCAGGCTGACATGGAGGCCGCCGCCGAGACACCCGAGGTCGCGGCGGCCCAGGCCGGCGAGTAG
- a CDS encoding DUF4442 domain-containing protein, giving the protein MAPTLPAAGPSIGEMMTATVPMARTLDLEFTETTAERAVVLLPDRPDFHNHVGGPHAGAVFTLAESASGAVVLAAFGEQLGRAVPLAVRAEIAYTKLAMGPVTATARLGRPAAEVVAELDAGVRPEFPVEVSVSRADGAETARMTVVWTLRPTG; this is encoded by the coding sequence ATGGCACCGACCCTGCCCGCCGCCGGGCCCTCCATAGGCGAGATGATGACGGCCACCGTTCCGATGGCCCGCACCCTGGACCTGGAGTTCACCGAGACCACCGCCGAGCGCGCCGTGGTCCTGCTGCCCGACCGACCGGACTTCCACAACCATGTCGGCGGTCCGCACGCCGGGGCGGTGTTCACCCTCGCCGAGTCCGCGTCCGGCGCCGTCGTGCTCGCCGCCTTCGGCGAGCAGCTCGGCCGGGCGGTCCCGCTCGCCGTCCGCGCCGAGATCGCCTACACCAAGCTCGCCATGGGCCCGGTCACCGCCACCGCGCGGCTCGGCCGCCCCGCCGCCGAGGTGGTTGCGGAGCTGGACGCCGGTGTCCGCCCGGAGTTCCCCGTCGAGGTCTCCGTCAGCCGCGCCGACGGCGCCGAGACCGCCCGGATGACCGTCGTCTGGACGTTGCGCCCCACCGGCTGA
- a CDS encoding MFS transporter produces MTSHDPASRPPGRPRPWRRALPPWAGRNFRLLVGASFVTNLGGSGAVIAAAYAVIDQGGGATDVGLVAAARTLVLVVFLLIGGAVADRVPRQRVMVVANCANAASQGLFALLVLTGRPALWQMALLTATGGAAQAFFAPASEGMVLSAVESGHAAKAFSVFRLSMNGATIGGTALGGALVAGVGPGWVLAVDATGFAVAAGLRSRLDVAATRRPKAPAGILHELRAGWREVVSRSWLWGIVGQFAVVNGAVGACEAVYGPLVAREHMGGAGPWGLALAASGIGTVAGGLLMMRWRPRRILLAGTLGVFPLALPPAALALAPSLWTLVPVMFAAGAAIEVFAVGWMLALHQEIAEEMMSRVSAYDWFGSVAMTPVAMAAAGPAAHAFGRTRTLWGSAVLVLLLTGAVLALPAVRRLERRTVARPVPAATVAATAPASAGQDVAGAAPLS; encoded by the coding sequence GTGACGAGCCACGATCCGGCCTCCCGACCGCCCGGCCGCCCGCGCCCCTGGCGGCGCGCCCTGCCGCCGTGGGCCGGGCGGAACTTCCGGCTCCTGGTGGGCGCGTCCTTCGTCACCAACCTCGGCGGCTCGGGTGCCGTGATCGCCGCCGCGTACGCGGTCATCGACCAGGGCGGCGGCGCCACGGACGTCGGCCTGGTGGCGGCGGCCAGGACCCTGGTGCTGGTGGTCTTCCTGCTGATCGGCGGGGCGGTGGCCGACCGGGTGCCGCGGCAGCGGGTGATGGTCGTCGCCAACTGCGCCAACGCCGCCTCGCAGGGCCTGTTCGCGCTGCTGGTACTGACCGGGCGCCCCGCGCTGTGGCAGATGGCGTTACTGACCGCGACCGGCGGCGCGGCGCAGGCGTTCTTCGCACCGGCCTCCGAGGGCATGGTGCTGTCCGCCGTGGAGAGCGGGCACGCGGCCAAGGCGTTCTCCGTCTTCCGGCTGTCGATGAACGGCGCGACCATCGGCGGTACGGCGCTGGGCGGCGCGCTGGTGGCGGGGGTCGGCCCCGGCTGGGTGCTCGCGGTGGACGCGACCGGTTTCGCGGTGGCGGCGGGGCTGCGCTCCCGGCTCGATGTGGCCGCCACCCGGCGTCCGAAGGCGCCCGCCGGCATCCTGCACGAGTTGCGCGCGGGCTGGCGGGAGGTCGTCTCGCGGTCCTGGCTGTGGGGCATCGTCGGGCAGTTCGCGGTGGTCAACGGCGCGGTCGGCGCTTGCGAGGCGGTCTACGGTCCGCTGGTGGCCCGCGAGCACATGGGCGGCGCCGGGCCGTGGGGGCTGGCCCTGGCTGCGAGCGGGATCGGCACGGTGGCGGGCGGGCTGCTGATGATGCGCTGGCGGCCCCGGCGCATCCTGCTGGCCGGCACGCTCGGCGTCTTCCCGCTGGCGCTGCCGCCCGCCGCGCTGGCGCTGGCGCCCTCGCTGTGGACGCTGGTGCCGGTGATGTTCGCCGCGGGCGCCGCCATCGAGGTGTTCGCGGTCGGCTGGATGCTCGCGCTGCACCAGGAGATCGCGGAGGAGATGATGTCCCGGGTGTCGGCGTACGACTGGTTCGGCTCGGTGGCGATGACGCCGGTGGCGATGGCCGCGGCCGGCCCGGCGGCGCACGCCTTCGGCCGGACCCGCACGCTGTGGGGGTCGGCGGTACTGGTGCTGCTGCTGACCGGCGCGGTGCTGGCCCTGCCCGCGGTACGCCGCCTGGAGCGCCGTACGGTCGCGCGCCCGGTCCCGGCCGCGACGGTGGCCGCGACGGCCCCCGCGTCCGCCGGTCAGGACGTCGCCGGCGCGGCGCCGCTGTCCTAG
- a CDS encoding spermidine synthase: MSQEPLPVTRAVDFGTAKLLPDLDRPRAWLLTVDGAPQSYVDLDEPAHLEFEYVRRVAYVVESCFDTPVDAVHLGGGALTLPRRLAVTRPGSRQQVVEADRALAALVAERLPSREPGIAVHTADAREWLTAAPGGSADVVVTDVFGGSRVPAHLTTVEFLREAVRVLRPDGVYVANLADADPFAFLGSQLATVREAFGPDAELCLLAEPAVLRGRRFGNAVLAATRRPLPLEELVRRCAGDVFPARVVTGHPLRDLTRTPVHDARAVPSPEPPDGAFTVG; this comes from the coding sequence ATGAGCCAGGAACCCCTGCCCGTCACCAGGGCCGTCGACTTCGGCACCGCCAAGTTGCTGCCCGATCTGGACCGGCCGCGGGCCTGGCTGCTGACCGTGGACGGGGCGCCGCAGTCGTATGTGGACCTCGACGAGCCGGCGCATCTGGAGTTCGAGTACGTCCGGCGTGTCGCCTACGTCGTGGAGTCCTGCTTCGACACGCCGGTGGACGCCGTGCACCTCGGCGGCGGCGCGCTGACGCTGCCGCGCCGGCTGGCGGTCACCCGGCCGGGATCGCGGCAGCAGGTCGTGGAGGCCGACCGCGCGCTGGCCGCCCTCGTCGCCGAGCGGTTGCCGTCGCGGGAGCCGGGCATCGCCGTGCACACCGCCGACGCCCGGGAATGGCTGACGGCCGCCCCCGGCGGCAGCGCGGACGTCGTCGTCACCGACGTCTTCGGCGGCTCCCGGGTCCCCGCGCACCTGACCACCGTGGAGTTCCTGCGCGAGGCGGTACGGGTGCTGCGCCCGGACGGCGTCTATGTCGCGAACCTCGCCGACGCCGACCCCTTCGCCTTCCTCGGCTCTCAACTCGCCACCGTCCGCGAGGCGTTCGGTCCGGACGCGGAACTGTGCCTGCTGGCCGAGCCCGCGGTGCTGCGGGGGCGCCGCTTCGGCAACGCGGTACTCGCCGCCACCCGGCGCCCGCTCCCGCTGGAGGAACTGGTCCGGCGCTGCGCCGGCGACGTCTTCCCGGCCCGGGTGGTGACCGGCCACCCCCTGCGCGATCTGACCCGTACCCCCGTCCACGACGCCCGCGCGGTCCCGTCACCCGAACCGCCGGACGGGGCGTTCACCGTCGGCTAG